A region of Streptomyces sp. R44 DNA encodes the following proteins:
- a CDS encoding acetate--CoA ligase family protein, translating into MSLDALFDPRSVAVVGASADPAKWGYWLAAGALAGRSRRTVHLVNQRGGALDGVPFLPDLGSLATVPEQVVVAVPPPQVRTVVVQGLAAGARCFTVITSGGSGPQEERELAALVTSHGGRLLGPNCMGVVDTTTELRLSWGDFPSGAVGLVSQSGNLALEIGRLLARAGQGFSRFVSLGNQRDIDAADALDALIAHDATRVVAAYVEDFRDGRRLARTLAAAHTAGKPVLLLTLGRSEASGRAAASHTGALVSARAVVDAVCRDTGAILLESAGELVDTAVLLTAVRRGRASFPGGSRGRSRAVPAAVGDGALAAPEAPRITAHGTPAAPEAPRITADGTPAAPEAPRIAVVGDSGGQGALAADALAARGLDVPVLDEATRAAVAAYLPGRGGCGNPVDLAGAGEADLRNYARITRALLDGGGTDATVLTGYFGDYATANPGQTREECAVAEELGEAARKAGRLLVVHTMARDTPALTVLREHGVPVYERIEQAATALAHAARTARARPYAPPERVPSPARPVADGGYESVRALLRSHGLDFPTAEFVTTADEAAGAARRTGYPLALKAMGLAHKTEAGGVALGITDETALRAAFARMRDTTGATRYAVEEMAVHPHSVELIAGVRYDPAFGPVAMVGLGGVTAELLADTALALAPLTPGRARELLLSLRHAPLLTGWRGAPAVDLDAAADALCALARAASEHPELIELEVNPLLVHPGGAVALDAHGVLV; encoded by the coding sequence ATGAGCCTGGACGCCCTCTTCGATCCGCGTTCCGTCGCTGTCGTCGGTGCCTCCGCCGATCCCGCCAAGTGGGGTTACTGGCTGGCCGCCGGCGCCCTCGCCGGACGCTCCCGGCGCACCGTCCACCTCGTCAACCAGCGGGGCGGCGCCCTCGACGGCGTCCCCTTCCTGCCGGATCTCGGGTCCCTGGCGACCGTCCCCGAGCAGGTCGTCGTCGCGGTGCCGCCGCCGCAGGTGCGGACCGTCGTCGTCCAGGGACTCGCGGCGGGCGCGCGGTGCTTCACCGTGATCACGTCCGGCGGGTCCGGTCCGCAGGAGGAGCGGGAACTCGCCGCGCTCGTCACCTCGCACGGCGGGCGGCTGCTCGGCCCCAACTGCATGGGCGTCGTCGACACCACCACCGAACTCCGCCTGAGCTGGGGGGACTTCCCGTCGGGCGCGGTCGGACTCGTGTCGCAGAGCGGCAACCTCGCACTCGAGATCGGCAGGCTCCTCGCCCGGGCCGGACAGGGGTTCTCCCGGTTCGTCTCGCTCGGCAACCAGCGCGACATCGACGCGGCGGACGCCCTCGACGCGCTGATCGCCCACGACGCGACGCGCGTCGTCGCCGCGTACGTGGAGGACTTCCGGGACGGGCGGCGCCTGGCCCGCACCCTGGCCGCCGCCCACACGGCCGGCAAGCCCGTCCTGCTGCTGACCCTCGGCCGCAGCGAGGCCTCCGGCCGCGCGGCGGCCTCCCACACGGGCGCGCTGGTGAGCGCCCGGGCGGTGGTGGACGCCGTCTGCCGCGACACCGGCGCGATCCTGCTGGAGTCGGCGGGCGAACTGGTGGACACGGCCGTGCTGTTGACGGCTGTGCGACGGGGCCGAGCGTCGTTCCCCGGGGGAAGCCGCGGAAGAAGCCGTGCCGTGCCCGCGGCCGTCGGCGACGGAGCCCTTGCAGCCCCCGAAGCACCGCGCATCACCGCCCACGGAACCCCCGCAGCCCCCGAAGCACCGCGCATCACCGCCGACGGAACCCCCGCGGCCCCCGAAGCGCCGCGCATCGCCGTCGTCGGCGACAGCGGAGGCCAGGGCGCGCTCGCCGCCGACGCGCTCGCCGCCCGCGGGCTCGACGTCCCCGTGCTCGACGAGGCCACCCGGGCCGCCGTCGCCGCGTACCTCCCCGGCCGGGGCGGCTGCGGCAACCCCGTCGACCTCGCGGGCGCCGGGGAGGCGGACCTCCGCAACTACGCCCGGATCACCCGGGCCCTGCTCGACGGCGGGGGCACCGACGCCACGGTCCTCACCGGCTACTTCGGCGACTACGCCACCGCCAACCCCGGCCAGACCCGTGAGGAGTGCGCGGTCGCCGAGGAGCTGGGGGAGGCCGCGCGGAAGGCCGGCCGGCTGCTCGTCGTCCACACCATGGCCCGCGACACCCCGGCCCTGACCGTGCTGCGCGAGCACGGCGTACCCGTCTACGAGCGCATCGAGCAGGCCGCGACGGCCCTGGCCCATGCGGCCCGGACGGCACGCGCGAGACCGTACGCGCCGCCCGAGCGGGTGCCGTCCCCGGCCCGCCCCGTCGCGGACGGGGGGTACGAGAGCGTCCGGGCCCTGCTCCGGTCCCATGGACTCGACTTCCCCACCGCCGAGTTCGTCACCACGGCCGACGAGGCGGCCGGGGCCGCGCGCCGCACCGGATACCCCCTCGCCCTCAAGGCGATGGGCCTGGCCCACAAGACCGAGGCGGGCGGCGTGGCCCTCGGCATCACCGACGAGACCGCGCTGCGCGCCGCCTTCGCCCGGATGCGTGACACCACCGGCGCCACCCGGTACGCGGTCGAGGAGATGGCCGTCCACCCGCACTCCGTCGAGCTCATCGCCGGGGTGCGGTACGACCCGGCGTTCGGGCCCGTCGCCATGGTCGGCCTCGGCGGCGTCACCGCCGAACTGCTCGCCGACACCGCGCTCGCCCTCGCGCCGCTCACCCCGGGACGGGCGCGCGAGCTGCTGCTCTCCCTGCGGCACGCACCGCTGCTCACCGGCTGGCGGGGCGCGCCCGCCGTCGACCTGGATGCCGCCGCGGACGCCCTGTGCGCACTGGCGCGGGCCGCGTCCGAGCACCCCGAGCTCATCGAGCTCGAAGTCAATCCGCTGCTCGTCCACCCGGGCGGCGCGGTCGCCCTCGACGCCCATGGAGTGCTCGTATGA
- a CDS encoding glucose 1-dehydrogenase → MNRFDGRTYLVTGGGSGIGRALALALTGAGARVAVAGRTPQRLDETVALVEKAGGEALAVPTDVRDPEAVDALVAAAVERFGRLDGLVNNAAGNFVVPGIDLSPGGWRAVVDIVLNGSYYCTRAVARRLREQGTGGSILSVIATYAWHGHPGTVHSAAAKAGVLAMTRTLAVELAPLGIRLNCIAPGPTETEGAGAALWATDEAREEVLATVPAGRFADPAEIAEAALFLLGDGATYLTGECLTVDGGQWLGKQVYGRSAG, encoded by the coding sequence ATGAACCGTTTCGACGGACGGACGTACCTGGTGACGGGCGGCGGCAGCGGCATCGGCCGCGCCCTCGCGCTCGCCCTGACGGGGGCGGGCGCCCGGGTCGCCGTCGCCGGCCGCACCCCGCAACGCCTCGACGAGACGGTCGCCCTGGTCGAGAAGGCAGGCGGGGAGGCCCTCGCGGTGCCGACGGACGTGCGGGACCCGGAGGCGGTGGACGCGCTGGTGGCCGCGGCGGTCGAGCGGTTCGGCCGGCTGGACGGGCTGGTCAACAACGCCGCCGGGAACTTCGTCGTCCCCGGCATCGACCTGTCCCCGGGCGGCTGGCGCGCCGTCGTCGACATCGTCCTCAACGGCTCGTACTACTGCACCCGTGCCGTCGCCCGCAGGCTGCGCGAACAGGGCACCGGCGGCTCGATCCTGTCCGTGATCGCCACGTACGCCTGGCACGGCCACCCGGGCACCGTCCACTCGGCCGCCGCGAAGGCCGGCGTCCTGGCGATGACACGGACCCTCGCGGTGGAACTCGCCCCGCTGGGCATCCGCCTGAACTGCATCGCCCCCGGACCGACGGAGACGGAGGGTGCCGGCGCGGCCCTGTGGGCCACCGACGAGGCTCGCGAGGAGGTTCTGGCCACGGTCCCGGCGGGCCGCTTCGCCGACCCCGCCGAGATCGCGGAGGCGGCGCTGTTCCTGCTGGGCGACGGGGCGACGTACCTGACCGGCGAGTGCCTCACGGTGGACGGCGGCCAGTGGCTGGGCAAGCAGGTGTACGGGCGGTCGGCCGGGTAG
- a CDS encoding APC family permease — MTQAPVTASRAEEPAPETPDLSEGWGEQRGRLRKELRRFDVLLFLICTLVGLDTIGSVAAQGPQGLTWMAILALLFFLPYGLLVAELGSAFPVQGGPYVWTRLAFGRLTAGLNQILYWISNPVWVGGSLCIIALTTWEEFFTPLPGLWKYAAGLVFIWGGALAVVQSVRVGKWVPIAGAVARIVLLGFFLVSVVVFAVRNGVHALPASEFSPTYAGFVALVPVLIFNYVGFELPSSAAEEMRNPRRDIPLSILRSGVASLLLYGGPILGIMFVLPSDRIGSLGGFIDACKAVFTVYGGSIAADGTVTLTGAGAVFGGIAAAGLIIGLLTSGVTWAMGAHRAQAVACADGAGPAWLGTISEKHGTPVRVNLLSAVLASILLVAALNLTEGDGEKYFAAGLGLTICTTFISYVITFPSLVVLRRKYPDTPRPYAVPGGRLGVWTVTALSTGLVAFTVVVLIWPGFGIGWFGTEGSPADSLPEAFAGERLAYTLSQVVPLLIIAVIGLVFYAAGAKTRRTKN; from the coding sequence GTGACCCAAGCACCCGTCACCGCCAGCAGGGCCGAAGAGCCCGCACCCGAGACCCCCGACCTCTCCGAGGGCTGGGGCGAACAGCGAGGCCGGCTCCGCAAGGAGCTGCGCCGCTTCGACGTCCTGCTGTTCCTCATATGCACCCTCGTCGGACTCGACACGATCGGGTCGGTCGCGGCGCAGGGCCCGCAGGGACTGACCTGGATGGCCATCCTCGCGCTGCTCTTCTTCCTCCCCTACGGACTCCTCGTCGCCGAACTCGGCTCCGCCTTCCCCGTCCAGGGCGGCCCGTACGTCTGGACCCGGCTCGCCTTCGGCCGGCTCACCGCGGGCCTCAACCAGATCCTCTACTGGATCTCCAACCCGGTGTGGGTGGGCGGCAGTCTGTGCATCATCGCCCTCACCACCTGGGAGGAGTTCTTCACGCCGCTGCCCGGCCTGTGGAAGTACGCCGCCGGGCTCGTCTTCATCTGGGGCGGCGCGCTCGCCGTCGTCCAGTCCGTCCGGGTCGGCAAGTGGGTGCCGATCGCCGGCGCCGTCGCGCGGATCGTGCTGCTCGGCTTCTTCCTCGTCTCGGTCGTCGTCTTCGCCGTGCGGAACGGCGTGCACGCCCTGCCCGCGAGCGAGTTCTCACCGACCTACGCCGGTTTCGTGGCGCTCGTCCCCGTCCTGATCTTCAACTACGTCGGTTTCGAACTGCCCAGCTCCGCGGCCGAGGAGATGCGCAACCCGCGCCGTGACATCCCGCTCTCCATCCTCCGCTCCGGCGTCGCCTCGCTGCTGCTCTACGGCGGGCCCATCCTCGGCATCATGTTCGTCCTGCCCAGCGACAGGATCGGCAGCCTCGGCGGCTTCATCGACGCCTGCAAGGCCGTCTTCACGGTCTACGGGGGCTCCATCGCCGCCGACGGCACGGTCACCCTCACCGGTGCGGGCGCGGTCTTCGGCGGCATCGCCGCCGCCGGGCTCATCATCGGCCTGTTGACCTCCGGCGTCACCTGGGCGATGGGCGCGCACCGCGCCCAGGCCGTCGCCTGCGCCGACGGTGCCGGGCCGGCCTGGCTCGGCACGATCTCCGAGAAGCACGGCACCCCGGTGCGGGTGAACCTGCTCTCGGCGGTCCTCGCGTCGATCCTCCTCGTGGCCGCCCTCAACCTCACCGAGGGCGACGGCGAGAAGTACTTCGCGGCGGGCCTGGGCCTGACGATCTGCACGACCTTCATCTCGTACGTCATCACCTTCCCGAGCCTGGTGGTGCTGCGCCGCAAGTACCCCGACACCCCCCGCCCGTACGCCGTCCCGGGCGGCCGCCTCGGCGTCTGGACGGTCACCGCGCTGTCGACCGGTCTGGTCGCCTTCACGGTGGTCGTACTGATCTGGCCGGGCTTCGGCATCGGCTGGTTCGGCACGGAGGGTTCCCCCGCGGACTCCCTCCCCGAGGCCTTCGCCGGCGAGCGCCTCGCGTACACGCTGAGCCAGGTCGTGCCGCTGCTGATCATCGCGGTCATCGGCCTCGTCTTCTACGCGGCGGGCGCGAAGACCCGCCGTACGAAGAACTGA
- a CDS encoding TetR/AcrR family transcriptional regulator: MARVRLSVEERRAEILRVAVEQIEARGVSGVRIADVASALGVSSSLVLYHFSTKELLVAEAFAHAAEGDLAHLRRLLDRPRTSAALRLRSAVRWYAPTGQAKGWRLWIEGWAAALREPALRKVAHDLDQQWKAAIADVVAQGVAAGEFVCDRPEDVAWRLTALLDGLAVQMTSYKGPLGRATMLEWVDDALVAELGIDRETLTSGR, encoded by the coding sequence GTGGCCAGAGTCCGGTTGAGCGTGGAGGAACGGCGCGCGGAGATCCTGCGCGTCGCCGTCGAGCAGATCGAAGCCCGCGGCGTCAGCGGCGTACGCATCGCGGACGTCGCCTCGGCGCTCGGAGTCAGCAGCTCCCTGGTGCTCTACCACTTCTCCACGAAGGAACTGCTCGTCGCCGAGGCCTTCGCCCACGCCGCCGAGGGAGACCTCGCCCACCTGCGCCGACTGCTGGACAGACCCCGCACCAGCGCCGCGCTGCGGCTGCGCTCGGCCGTGCGCTGGTACGCGCCGACCGGGCAGGCGAAGGGCTGGCGGCTCTGGATCGAGGGCTGGGCGGCCGCGCTGCGCGAACCCGCCCTCAGGAAGGTCGCCCACGACCTCGACCAGCAGTGGAAGGCCGCGATCGCCGACGTCGTCGCGCAGGGCGTGGCGGCCGGCGAGTTCGTCTGCGACCGCCCGGAGGACGTGGCCTGGCGTCTGACCGCGCTGCTCGACGGACTCGCCGTGCAGATGACCTCGTACAAGGGACCGCTCGGCCGCGCCACGATGCTGGAGTGGGTGGACGACGCGCTCGTGGCCGAACTGGGCATCGACCGCGAGACGTTGACGTCCGGTCGTTAG
- a CDS encoding flavin monoamine oxidase family protein has protein sequence MERQSGTHLIASDVVVVGGGYAGLAAALRLHDNAVDFTLVEAADRVGGRVLTEIRPGGGPLDHGGQWVGPTQTRLVELAARFGCPTFPTWEKGSHIEVWHDGARVPYSGAAPADGPGITEYVRITELLDAFARTVDTVRPWRTARFEEWDALTARSFFRSETDDVDALRRLALAVQGLWCAEPDEISLFHVLFYIAAAGGFEQLMETRGCAQDSRFRTGAAGPARAVAALLGDRVRLGERVLSIAYAADGVRVRTPTALLRARRAIVALPPHAVRAVGFAPPLPAARDGWLSHSPMGRVAKIHAVYDAPFWREEGLSGVATLYDDGPIGVVFDNSPEDGSRGVLVGFVYGDRVDRFAALDETGRRAAVLDGLVSVVGPLAGRPRDYTEKIWPQDPFARGGYEAYTTPGGWSRHGERGWREPTGPLHWAGTETASEWNGYIDGAVSSGYRAADEVLAVLAGTEGSDGSDGSDGSDGSDEASALGGSDEAVEASGVGGLDEADGASGSDEVDGASGLDGAAR, from the coding sequence ATGGAGAGACAGAGCGGAACGCATCTGATCGCATCCGATGTCGTCGTCGTGGGCGGAGGGTACGCCGGACTGGCCGCGGCACTCCGACTTCACGACAACGCCGTCGACTTCACCCTGGTCGAAGCCGCCGACCGGGTCGGCGGGCGGGTCCTGACCGAGATCCGGCCGGGCGGCGGACCCCTCGACCACGGCGGCCAATGGGTCGGTCCCACCCAGACCCGCCTCGTCGAACTCGCCGCGCGCTTCGGCTGCCCCACCTTCCCGACCTGGGAGAAGGGCAGCCACATCGAGGTCTGGCACGACGGCGCGAGGGTCCCCTACAGCGGTGCTGCGCCCGCCGACGGGCCCGGCATCACCGAGTACGTCCGGATCACCGAACTCCTCGACGCGTTCGCCCGCACGGTCGACACCGTCCGGCCGTGGCGCACGGCCCGCTTCGAGGAGTGGGACGCGCTGACGGCCCGGTCCTTCTTCCGCTCCGAGACCGACGACGTGGACGCCCTGCGCCGCCTGGCCCTCGCCGTCCAAGGACTGTGGTGCGCGGAGCCGGACGAGATCTCGCTCTTCCATGTGCTCTTCTACATCGCCGCGGCCGGCGGCTTCGAGCAGCTGATGGAGACCCGCGGCTGCGCCCAGGACAGCCGGTTCCGCACGGGCGCCGCCGGCCCGGCCCGCGCGGTCGCGGCCCTGCTCGGGGACCGCGTCCGCCTCGGCGAGCGGGTGCTCTCGATCGCGTACGCCGCCGACGGCGTCCGCGTCCGCACGCCGACCGCCTTGCTCCGGGCGCGCCGGGCGATCGTGGCCCTGCCCCCGCACGCCGTACGGGCCGTGGGCTTCGCGCCACCCCTGCCCGCCGCCCGGGACGGCTGGCTGTCGCACAGCCCGATGGGACGCGTCGCCAAGATCCACGCGGTCTACGACGCCCCGTTCTGGCGCGAGGAGGGACTGTCCGGGGTGGCGACCCTGTACGACGACGGGCCGATCGGCGTCGTGTTCGACAACTCCCCGGAGGACGGCTCGCGCGGGGTTCTCGTCGGATTCGTGTACGGCGACCGCGTGGACCGCTTCGCCGCGCTGGACGAGACCGGCCGCAGGGCCGCCGTTCTGGACGGCCTCGTCTCCGTGGTCGGCCCCCTGGCCGGTCGGCCGCGCGACTACACGGAGAAGATCTGGCCCCAGGACCCCTTCGCCCGGGGCGGATACGAGGCCTATACGACCCCCGGCGGTTGGAGCCGCCACGGCGAACGCGGCTGGCGGGAGCCGACCGGGCCCCTGCACTGGGCGGGGACGGAGACCGCTTCGGAGTGGAACGGCTACATCGACGGCGCGGTGTCGTCGGGATACCGGGCCGCCGACGAAGTCCTCGCCGTCCTGGCCGGGACGGAGGGGTCGGACGGGTCGGACGGGTCGGACGGGTCGGACGGGTCGGACGAGGCGAGCGCTTTGGGCGGGTCGGACGAGGCCGTCGAGGCGAGCGGGGTGGGCGGGTTGGACGAGGCCGACGGGGCGAGCGGGTCGGACGAGGTCGACGGGGCGAGCGGGTTGGACGGGGCGGCGCGATGA